CTTTCAACGCTTGACTTCCCAGAATGCTAGCCCGTTCCACTTGAGGGCCCATTCCCTTGAAGGTCAGTAGCGGGAAGAAATTTTTCTCCTGCCTCGTGAAGTGAATGGTAAATTCGAGCAGAAGCGCATAGAGGCGCTGCCATTCCTCCTCCGCAGTTTCCTCTTCCTCCCGCTCGTCAATTTGCAGTAAAACCGATCTGGCATATGCTGTTTCCTCAGCATAGTTTCTCAGAGGATGGCCTCCCGGTAGTCTGTGAAATGGTGGTGTAAGATAATTGCCCAAAAGGAGAAATAATTTTTGTGAGACAACACCATTCCCCGCATTCTTGAATCGTTTCTCCAGTTCTCTCTTAACCGCCTCGAACTGTGCAGGCCGAATGGAAGCCATTTCAATGCTAATCCGCTCTTTTGCCTCCTCCATTGTGATTTGGTCTGACAGGTACTGATCCGCGGCCTCAAAGAGAATTCCCACCTTTACTTCAATGCGTTCCCGATAATCCATTTTTGCCTCCGTTAATCTGTTTTATCTTATCTGAACCGTTGTCTGTTTATAAGTTGATACCCGCATAGTAGCCTTCTCGCGTAGCTTCCTCTACGGTTCGTGCCCTGATGCAGTCACCAGCCTGGGCATATTCCTCTGTAATCCCCATGAAGCTGTCTGCAAGTGCACTGAGCGGCCGCATACCAACCGACAAGACAACCGAATCCGTATCAATCGTCGTTGGCGTGCCGTTCTTCTCATACGTTATGCTTTTGGGCCCCACTTCGATACAGCGTCCGGAAACGATGATCTGGATACGGTCCGCATCTTTTTCAAACTCCGCCATCAGCTCATCCCGATGAGTTGCTGACGCATCGGGAGCAAGGTTCCCCTGCATTTCAAGAATCGTTACTGCTTTGCCCATCCGTGCCAGATGGAGCGCTGTTTCACATCCCACCTGTCCGCCTCCGATGACGACGGTACGTTCTCCCAGCTCCGCTTCTTTTCCATAGGCCTCAGTGGCAGGAATTGCGCACTCAATCCCAGGTATACTCGGAATCAATGGTTCTGCCCCCACTGCAGCAATTACAGCCTCATATCCGGAAAGTTCCCCTGCAGTCAACTCTCTATTCAGCCTTACCTCCACAGCAGACTTCTCAATCTGTTGAATCAGATAGTCCTTGTATTTGCGAAGTGGGTATTTAAAGGACACAAAATCAGAAAACTGCAGCTTGCCGCCGAGAGCACCGCTCTTTTCAAACAAGGTGACGCTGTGTCCTCGCTCCACCGCCGTCAGTGCCGCCTTCATTCCTGCAGGTCCTCCGCCGATGACCGCTACTTTTTTCTGTTTTTTTACAGGTTGAATCATCCGCTCAATGTGTTGCTCCAGACCAACGGTGGGGTTTACGGCACACCGCATCTGATGTCCGAAGACGGCACTATCATGACAATGCATACACTTAATACAGGGAACAACTTCATCGATTCTACCCTCTTTGCATTTTGAAATCATATCAATATCCGCAATCAGCGCTCTTGCAATGGTTACAAAATCAGCTTTCCCCGAAGCGATGATCTCCTCTGCCTCCTGAAGGTTCCC
This genomic window from Clostridiales bacterium contains:
- a CDS encoding FAD-dependent oxidoreductase; the protein is MNSYPHVLSPTRIRGHFIKNRIVTGPSTIHSASNGELYPTEAAMRFFENRARAGAGIVTVAGVGTGPAADDGMHASWDLYQQNHTNALAELADRIHFYGAKASMELMGIFHDGYTVSHGASLMNFEPGREIPIKEMERFKEWYANDAAVLRDLGYDAILLHFGHSIPVAQFLSPYTNKRKDQYGGSTENRCRYLIEILEAVRAKAGPNMIIEVRISGSEFINGGIDLQEGIRIGQLLQPHVDLLQVSAGMHNPKLMTVTHPCGFLPPTPNVFLAEEFKKSGQFHIPISTIGAIGNLQEAEEIIASGKADFVTIARALIADIDMISKCKEGRIDEVVPCIKCMHCHDSAVFGHQMRCAVNPTVGLEQHIERMIQPVKKQKKVAVIGGGPAGMKAALTAVERGHSVTLFEKSGALGGKLQFSDFVSFKYPLRKYKDYLIQQIEKSAVEVRLNRELTAGELSGYEAVIAAVGAEPLIPSIPGIECAIPATEAYGKEAELGERTVVIGGGQVGCETALHLARMGKAVTILEMQGNLAPDASATHRDELMAEFEKDADRIQIIVSGRCIEVGPKSITYEKNGTPTTIDTDSVVLSVGMRPLSALADSFMGITEEYAQAGDCIRARTVEEATREGYYAGINL